A section of the Bombus terrestris chromosome 2, iyBomTerr1.2, whole genome shotgun sequence genome encodes:
- the LOC100642797 gene encoding radial spoke head 10 homolog B, which produces MMEGEGVYKWSNGARYKGEFEQNLMHGKGLLEWNNVCWYEGDFSNGYRHGRGIMVDGENRYMYTGQWHMGQRHGKGYSRYSDNGSYDGDWVMNKMNGIGLRIYPSGGRYVGQWKNGVRDGIGTMVWPNGSLYRGEWKCGAMHGYGEYVWNGFFNKTFAWPQEASYVGYWRRGMRHGKGEIKLNSVGGAKYSGYWKDNKKHGYGVIIGSNGHKFEANPLFSNDILCAPNIVADNLETETKTKDEGEYVRTEKEIKPAFAEKPGQLVETWPTPILKPEQFLCLSYYITRLLNPKNMEPSSVVLSASSGKCYSCERESCSCLAHPLSIDTITSERNDITQTHASESYSENMIESVWKYEECWTYNCLTFHMLRLREIYNDYATLFAKSAPKCNLAMSRLCLWQLWRDCGIHKKGLSLTEIDSYIGER; this is translated from the exons ATGATGGAAGGTGAAGGCGTATACAAATGGTCTAACGGTGCTCGGTATAAA GGAGAATTCGAACAGAACCTTATGCATGGCAAAGGTCTATTAGAATGGAACAATGTTTGTTGGTACGAAGGTGATTTTTCGAACGGCTACCGACATGGTAGAGGAATTATGGTGGATGGAGAAAATCGTTACATGTATACCGGTCAATGGCATATGGGTCAAAGACATGGGAAAGG ttattcccGTTACTCTGACAATGGTTCATACGACGGTGATTGGGTAATGAACAAAATGAACGGGATTGGATTACGAATTTATCCAAGCGGTGGCCGTTACGTGGGTCAATGGAAGAACGGAGTTCGTGATGGTATCGGAACCATGGTTTGGCCCAATGGGAGTCTCTATCGTGGGGAATGGAAATGCGGTGCAATGCACGG CTACGGAGAGTACGTATGGAatggattttttaataaaacgtttGCTTGGCCGCAAGAAGCATCGTACGTAGGTTACTGGCGTCGCGGAATGCGTCATGGCAAGG GGGAGATAAAGCTGAATTCTGTCGGTGGAGCTAAATATTCTGGTTATTGGAAGGATAATAAAAAGCATGGTTACGGAGTTATAATTG GAAGTAACGGGCACAAGTTTGAAGCTAATCCATTATTTTCAAATGATATTTTGTGTGCGCCGAACATTGTAGCCGATAATTTAGAAACTGAAACGAAAACGAAGGATGAAGGAGAATACGTGCggacagaaaaagaaataaaaccaGC ATTTGCCGAGAAACCTGGTCAATTAGTAGAAACTTGGCCAACACCTATTCTGAAGCCAGAACAGTTTCTATGTTTATCTTACTATATAACTCGTCTATTGAATCCAAAAAACATGGAGCCATCATCTGTCGTACTTTCGGCTTCATCTGGAAAATGCTACAGTTGTGAAAGAGAATCTTGTTCTTGTTTGGCACATCCGCTTTCTATAg ATACGATTACAAGTGAACGAAACGACATCACGCAGACACATGCGTCTGAATCCTACAGCGAGAATATGATAGAATCTGTCTGGAAATACGAAGAATGCTGGACATATAATTGTTTAACGTTTCACATGCTCCGTTTACGTGAAATTTACAACGATTATGCTACGTTATTTGCCAAGTCGGCGCCAAAATGCAATCTGGCGATGAGTAGATTATGTTTATGGCAATTATGGAGAGATTGTGGTATTCATAAGAAAGGACTTAGTCTCACTGAAATCGATAGTTACATTGGTGAACGTTAA